One Brassica napus cultivar Da-Ae chromosome C4, Da-Ae, whole genome shotgun sequence genomic region harbors:
- the LOC106436701 gene encoding uncharacterized protein LOC106436701 isoform X2: MPPRRKAKKGVKRTEEDKKEIPREEKKEDFVDEEAERQAAAIRAIRDVEIEHTLTALDLLCSYFTEEQIQTPVLGFFKDNLPDLSIARDEESGEIELKWNDSDGVDVNDSILKRLSMGFPDLYSSRPSLGGYNNVEGSMLGTGNTHLQNLGTSTSQMLASHDALRTPVVNGQRLSFGMTPKTRRQPKPGEIMLSVHGSPLGVYKEDDNMGAINEEDS, encoded by the exons ATGCCACCGAGGAGAAAAGCAAAGAAGGGTGTCAAACGCACTGAAGAGGATAAGAAGGAGATtccaagagaagagaagaaagaggacTTCGTTGACGAAGAAG CTGAAAGACAAGCTGCTGCAATTAGGGCGATTCGTGATGTGGAGATTGAACACACTTTAACCGCACTGGACTTGCTCTGCTCCTATTTTACCGAGGAACAGATTCAGACTCCTGTCTTGGGCTTCTTTAAAGACAATCTCCCTGATCTGTCCATAGCTAGAGACGAAGAAAGTGGGGAGATTGAGTTAAAGTGGAATGATTCGGATGGTGTTGACGTGAATGATTCTATATTGAAGCGCTTGTCCATGGGTTTTCCTGATTTATACAGCTCTAGGCCTTCTCTTGGCGGCTACAATAACG TGGAAGGAAGCATGTTAGGAACTGGTAACACACACCTCCAGAATCTT GGGACATCTACGAGTCAAATGCTCGCAAGCCATGATGCTCTTCGGACTCCCGTG GTAAATGGGCAGAGGCTCTCTTTTGGAATGACACCAAAGACTCGGAGGCAACCAAAACCTGGAGAGATAATGCTTTCTGTACATGGCTCTCCTTTGGGTGTCTATAAAGAAGATGACAACATGGGAGCTATTAATG AAGAAGACAGTTGA
- the LOC106436701 gene encoding uncharacterized protein LOC106436701 isoform X1 — protein sequence MPPRRKAKKGVKRTEEDKKEIPREEKKEDFVDEEGIIQIVYISRNRAIRDVEIEHTLTALDLLCSYFTEEQIQTPVLGFFKDNLPDLSIARDEESGEIELKWNDSDGVDVNDSILKRLSMGFPDLYSSRPSLGGYNNVEGSMLGTGNTHLQNLGTSTSQMLASHDALRTPVVNGQRLSFGMTPKTRRQPKPGEIMLSVHGSPLGVYKEDDNMGAINEEDS from the exons ATGCCACCGAGGAGAAAAGCAAAGAAGGGTGTCAAACGCACTGAAGAGGATAAGAAGGAGATtccaagagaagagaagaaagaggacTTCGTTGACGAAGAAGGTATCATTCAAATCGTGTACATTTCTCGAAATCG GGCGATTCGTGATGTGGAGATTGAACACACTTTAACCGCACTGGACTTGCTCTGCTCCTATTTTACCGAGGAACAGATTCAGACTCCTGTCTTGGGCTTCTTTAAAGACAATCTCCCTGATCTGTCCATAGCTAGAGACGAAGAAAGTGGGGAGATTGAGTTAAAGTGGAATGATTCGGATGGTGTTGACGTGAATGATTCTATATTGAAGCGCTTGTCCATGGGTTTTCCTGATTTATACAGCTCTAGGCCTTCTCTTGGCGGCTACAATAACG TGGAAGGAAGCATGTTAGGAACTGGTAACACACACCTCCAGAATCTT GGGACATCTACGAGTCAAATGCTCGCAAGCCATGATGCTCTTCGGACTCCCGTG GTAAATGGGCAGAGGCTCTCTTTTGGAATGACACCAAAGACTCGGAGGCAACCAAAACCTGGAGAGATAATGCTTTCTGTACATGGCTCTCCTTTGGGTGTCTATAAAGAAGATGACAACATGGGAGCTATTAATG AAGAAGACAGTTGA